TAGTATTTATTAGTCATGTTGTGTCTCAAGTTATGTTTCTCTGTCTTTTTCTTGGTTGATGGTGTTTCGTGCTATTATTGGAGAACTTGTTTATATGTTTCTAATCTTTcatttgtgtattttttttttattggtgttGTGTTTGTTGCATGTatttttgtttatgctttagTACTGCATAACTTTTTATGTGGCTGTGTTTTTGTTAAACTGCTCTGCTAAAGCCATATAGCATTTTTTACTGATGCTTGGTGATTATACTAGAGTGACCTTTGGTATTTGTTTTTCAATTGATGTTGGTTGTTAGTCATTGTTGGACTCTGTAGCTTGGTGGTTATTTCAGAGCTTAAAAGGGAAGGCTTCTTCAAATATTAATCCTCTTATAGaaaaatttatatatgtttaaatgggatttaaatcaATCAATATGTTTTTTGTGTGAATGTGTAAATGTGTAAATGACAACTATTTTTTTCAGTTAGTTATTCCATCACCATTGTCAAAGTGGTGTTTCAGTTGAACCGACCACCATGTAGAGATTTAGAATCAAAGATGTATCACAAGTTGCTAGGTACTTGTGAGGGCATATTAGTTTAAATGTTCATTAACTTTGTGTACTTGACAATTAAAGTTCTAATAAATGAAATTTTCAGCAgcatattttcatgtatttgtaCATTTGAATCACTTGAATGGTATTGCATCTTGCAAGATTTAATTGTTATTCACATATTTGTAAATAGTTAAAAGTTTGGGTGAAAAAATGTATATGTTGACTTGAAATATTACTTCCACTAACTAGTGAATTATTGGAAATTTTTATGTTGTTTGTTAGAATATACTTTGGACAACAGTAGCGTAAAGGCCTATTCAATATAAGGTACTGTTATATAACCACCAACCAACATTCCACGTTTCAACTGAATACTATTCAAGGTGCCTATGGTTGTTATTTCAATTTTGTTCTGTTTTACCCTGAGTTTAGTTTCTCTTAATTTCTTGTACTAGAGTTGTGAGCTCTCATTGTAGTGTGGATAGTTAACCACTCTTTCTGTGTGTATAAATAGCTCATCCCTCCATTGGAATCAATACGATTTCAAAGCATTCATGCTAAAATTCTTCTCTTGTTGTCAAATTCTTGTTTTCTCTGTTTTCTTCCTGGTTTAGCCTTATTATGTTTTCCTAACACAATAAATCAGCTGCAAATCAACTGGGGTTTCATAATGATCAGTATGAAGAAAGTCCAGAGATTAATGAAGATTCTACATCTGCATCTTCTGGTGGACTAGATGGCCTGCCACGGGAAGATATTAGTGGGAAGATTACACCTACCCTGCTTAAAGGCTTAGAAAGTACTGATTGGAAggtaatattttgatcataattAATGTTTTTAGGGATGGAGCCTGACACGTGCCTGCTGCTGGAAGGCCTAAAGGGGAGATATTTAGCAGCCATTGTAGTGTTTTGATGTTTTGTATTTTCTGCTTTCTAGGCTCGCTTGGAGTCAATTGATGCTGTGAATAAAGTTTTGGAAGAGGCTAACAAGCGCGTCCAACCCAATGGAACTGGTACATTCTATCATGTGTTTaaattctctctccctctattgttattatttattattgtacatGCTATTCAGCCTCCTTTATATCCTCCCATttgttaattattgtttaatgttTATTTTCAGCTGAATTGTTTGGTGCTCTAAGGGGTCGTCTAGGTGACAACAACAAAAATTTAGTCATGGCAACATTGACATGCATTGGCAATGTTGCATGTGCAATGGGTCCAGCTGTTGAGAAAGCAAGCAAGGTTGATTTCTAATTCATGATCGCAAATTTTATGTAGTGTACTCTTTAGATATTATTGGTTCTTGTTGCCATTCTGGTCGTTTCCTCTTATACTTTGTTATGGAACTATCATTAtgttcactattttttttttctaagtcaatttttttttcatcttcaCAAGTCTAGCCATCTCTTCTTTAGTAGGGATCAAGATTTTGATTTATCTAGACACTGGTTTTCGTGTGTTCAAAATTCCTGAATTATCTGTGTTATCTACCATGCATGTTTTCCTTGTGAATAATATCTAGATATTTTTCGTGGTGCAGCAAATATTATATTTACATCTAAACTATGATTAATTATTAATGCTAGATATACGACAGTTTCCACACTTGATGCATTTTATATGTGCAATACTTGTTTCAAGTCAAATACCATGCCTGTTTTTAATTATGAATGTTGGCATTGTTTCAAATTTTATATGTAATGCCCTTCCAATGTCAGATATACATTACAATCTATTCAGTATTTAATTTTGTGTAAGAGTCAACTGGTGTTGATTGTTTTGATTTTCTTTACCTctcattttctccatttttaCTTCTGTTCTTATGGTTGAGATATCAGTGAACATAGGATACATTACCAGTTCCACAGGACAAGCTAGGTCCAGCTGTTATACGCATATCTTCTGGTGAGAAAAATGTTTCTACTTTAGCTTATTTTTCATTTCTGTCAAAATCCTATGTTATTAATAACTGTTGTGATTCATATTTATTGTGATCGATGATTCACATCATGTTCTTTTTCCTCTTTTATCTTTAAGACTTGCATTTTCCTCACAACCAGTTTGTGCAATCTTTTCACTAGCTTTAAGCATTGTTGCTATGTGAAAAGTTTGGAGTTTaaccttttaaatgaaaattagaaACCCTTGTGAGATGCAACCCTTACAAGAAAGAAATTATATGCATTGGTTCTGATGAATTTAGAAGCAACCGTTCGTTCTCCTGTTTCAGCAAAGCCAAGCAGCACCTAATTCTTTTACATGCTGAACtgatgatttaacaaaacatacacTCTTTATTATATTTGTGGAGTATGCTATTATTTTAGACCTTAGAAGTTGATGGAATCCTTGGGTTACTTTGTGAGAGTTGTGATTTATTTCTTTACTTATTTTGAAAAGGTGAGACTTGCTTTTCTACGctcttttaattgttatcttcatTTTGATGACCATGTTAGTTTTCTTTCATACTGAAGAAAATTATAATGCCAATATATCTAGATAAATAAAAGGCATGTTGCTGATTTTCAGTGTTCCTGTATCTTTACTATTGTAGTATGGGAGTTATCTATCTAAGACTGTGATTATGTCTTCGCAGTATATTGTATTACTCAATGCCCAGATAAGTATTTGCTGATGGTTAAATTAATAATACTGATTTATTGCAGATGGTAAGAATGTTGGATATACTAGCAGAATATATGTCACATAGAGGGTTTCAATTTCAAAGGCTAGATGGCAGCACTAAGGCTGAACTGCGTCAGCAAGCAATGGGTCATTTTAATGCACCTGGTAGTGGTGATTTCTGCTTCCTTCTTTCAACTCGGGCAGGTGGCCTAGGTATCAACCTTGCAACAACAGATACAGTTATCATATTTGATTCGGACTGGAACCCTCAAAATGACCTACAGGTTTAATTTCTTTTgggtattttatgttattttttatgggttttttcaTTGCAGAATATAATCAGAGAAAATGGTTTTACTTAATTAATGCGTTCATTTTCAGGCAATGAGTAGAGCTCAGAAAATTGAATGCAGAAGGCAGATTGGAGAAGAAAGAAGCAAAGCAGGggagttattttgacaaggtacGGGTCCTGTGGGGGTGTTTTGAAATAGTTTCCTGAATTAGTTGGATTATGTACAAAAAAAATTTTTCTGTTAAAAAATGATAAAGTAGATTATCAGTGGGTGATTAGTTGTGGTTATCTTTCCCCTGGCCCTTCAAATCCTTTCCCAGGCCCCTAATTCTCTTTCTCTGTACATCAATATTTAATGCAATGTAGAGTTTCTATACTATTCAATTGCCTTCTTTGACAAGTGTGTTCTATAGAGCAGTCAGCTGAGAGTTGAAAGATCGCTGCGAGAAATTATTTAAAGGCTGTAAGAAGTTTATGTAAGTGTTTCAACATTACTCGCACACAAATTCCAATGAGAAaagttgatttatttatttttttatttttttggaattCTTTAGAATGTTGAAAATGGTCTTGTTTTGGTGAAACAGAAAGTAGTGAGAGTGAAGTTTAGATTCTTTCCAGGAGTGCAAATAGAAATTGTGGAGAAAATGTACAGGCTTAAGTTTCAATAAACTTTAATGAGAATTGATTTCAACAACTCATATCGACTCCTAAAAAAGGTAGTTAAAACCAACTAGACTTCTAACAATATGGTCTTTTACTAACTAACATTACTCTTGATCTGACAACAGAATAGCAAAAGTACCCCAGGTAGTTAAAACAAACTAGAATTCTAACAATGTGTTCTTTTACTAACATTACTCTTGATCTTACTTAAACACATTAAAATTTTGATGATTAAAGTCTTAAGAATTTCTTTTCTTTATGATTTATTTAGATCAGAGGAACAAtgtatactaatttttttttattcagcaGTACCTCAACAAGCCCTATGATGGAAAAACTCAATGTTGGAAACAATGCCTTGGCTTGATGATTACTTTCCTTTTTTTTCCACGGTTCTTTAGTTTGTTTCTAGATTACTTTGTGCCTAAtgatgaaaacttttatttttgtattgatatgtgcattgatttcattttgagcctccatcttttctgctctcaccatctttggtactcaccatgatccattattttattttatttatttatttattactatgTTCTCATGTTGGCtgtggtgatgatgatctgtGTTTGCTGTTGGTGGTGGTGAATGCCAAAGGTGATGGTTGAAGTGGTGGTGTTTAAACCTTGAAGATGTGATTGGTTCTTAATGAATTTTCAATGTTCATGAAATTTCTAGCATTAATCTCTGAAggcatttatatattaaaatggtcTCCTTTTTAtagctacaaaatatatattttattgccttatgtaataatatgaagatattttcattttttttttgttagttttcacTTTCTTTGCATGCTTATTTTCCCTGTGATGGAAAATCTAATTTTCAGAAGCAGTTTCATGGTTTTGCATTATAAgccttgtctctctctctctctatacatacatacatacatacatacatatatattgctctctctctctctctactttttCACCAGAAAAAGTCTATTTTACAGAATCTATTGTGAGTGCTCTTAAGGCTTATAATGAAAATTCTCATGTACACTGTTAATGACCATATTAGCTTATGAGATCTGAGGGCTTTTGAATATCTAAGTTTGTTATTCTCTGTTTTATAATGCTTTATTTGCTTTATCACCTGTTAATAGATTAGAGGAAGAATTATTTAAAGATTACCTTTATTATTAATCTGttttataatgcatgtttttgaACACTACTTGACAATGCCTTAGATGCTTTTGTATCAAGTAACTTGAACATGTTTGCAGTGCATTCTTGTTTACATTGGATTTGATTTTGTCTATATCTATTTTGGCCCACCTTTGCTTCTTAGattatgaacttttttttttggccTGATGATGATATTTGTCCTCTGTTTTTCCTAGTCTACTTAGTTTTGTTTCCCCAACTGAAATATATGAGTACTGCCCTGTTTTTGTTTCTCAGTCAAGTGAAAAGCTTTGGAGCTTATTtgtttaatggtcattaactacaCGAGGTGTTCCTcttatttagtattttaatttatattagacTGAGCATAAACTTCTTAGTTCCATGAGTGatctttttgaaagtttttttaaGTTATGATAGGTTTCTTACATTTTGTGGTGTATCTCTCTGTTTAGAGATAGAGTTCATctcttaaattaaaaaaaatttccttTAGATTAGATTGTATTAGTGTTGATAATCCAAAAGTCTGTTAGAAAAAGCTTTGTCTTAATTTGTTATTGCTTTGTTtgtctttattttgttattttattttatcttgtctATAATTTTCTGGTTGTGTAGTTCCCTCAAGCCTTGTTCACTTATATGACCCATCCTTTAGTGCCATAGTTGCATCTCATTTTCTTGAACTTTAATAGCATCAGCTTCAGCAATAGATACAGTTTACCCATCTAACACATACAATCCATTTACTTTATTCCATTTCATAACTAGCAGTGAGCCTTTAGTAATCTTTATGATGCTAGGTTGTACTGTTATGGTTCATCTCCATGGCTGCCAGATTATTGTTTAGCCGTATCcatacatagatatatatatatatacataattttagaccttatgttataagctactgcattcatacatatatatatttggatataATTGTAGATTTTCTATCTGTTATAAGCTACTGAATTCATACTTAAAGTCTCCAATTTTTTGAGCTCACTTAATTCTCATTAAAAAATCTCTCTCCTCAAAAGCTAATTTATTTTCGAACCATATATAGTACATAACCAACTTACAACATAGTGACACATAcgaattttctttttcttttttattagggTGTGACTATCAACACAAATGCCTGTTATGCTTATTCTATGTA
The genomic region above belongs to Humulus lupulus chromosome 1, drHumLupu1.1, whole genome shotgun sequence and contains:
- the LOC133823597 gene encoding protein MOR1-like, yielding MNSSSSESELQSRSSVPSSCYSITIVKVVFQLNRPPCRDLESKMYHKLLAANQLGFHNDQYEESPEINEDSTSASSGGLDGLPREDISGKITPTLLKGLESTDWKARLESIDAVNKVLEEANKRVQPNGTAELFGALRGRLGDNNKNLVMATLTCIGNVACAMGPAVEKASKVDF